Part of the Quercus robur chromosome 5, dhQueRobu3.1, whole genome shotgun sequence genome, GCAGCTTCTACATTTTATCCATCCTAAGCATCCCTTGGTCTTCAATCCAAACGATAGAAGTAGACGTTCTTGTTGGGGGTGTGATGAACAAGTATTTGGACCTAGTTACAGTTGTAAAGAATGTGGAGGGATTTGGGTTCATCATAAATCATGTGCAGAACTACCTCTTGGGTTGCACCATCCCTTGCACCCAATCCATCCTCTTATTCTCTTTTCTCCACTATTATGGGCATATAATGGTGAGGACAAACAACTTTACAAATGCGAACTCTGCAAAGAAGATCGTGAGGAATACACTTATCGGTGTTCCCATTGCGACTTCAACCTTCACATCACATGCGCTTCTTTAGCACCCACCACCATGGAACCTGAATTCCACCACCACCCGTTGACCCCCATTTGGAAGTGGATCACTTTCACTTGTGACCTTTGTGGTGTAGAAGACAAAGGTATGCCCTATTTGTGTAATTCATGTGGTTTCTGGATTCATAGAAGATGTCCTCTTTTCCCACGTAAAGTCAAAGATGTGCATCACAATCACCTCCTCCACCTCACCCATTCTTCTCTTGAATTCCATCAATCCGACTCCCGATTATGTCAAATCTGTGGTCAAGAGGTGGACACATGCTATGGGTTTTACTATTGCTCTAGATGTGATTTTGCTGCCCACCTTAATTGTGCTATGGGAAACAAGGAGAACATAAATTTGCAAGAATTTGAAGATGAGGATGAAGTTTTAGAGCTTAGTGAATCGGTTGACTCAACTTACAAAGTCAAAAAATACAATAAGAGGGAGGGTGGAATTCAAATAGCTGCAGAAATCAAACACTTTAGTCATGAGCATGACTTAATGCTCACCGAGAAGCttctaaataaccaaaaatGCGATGGGTGTGTAAGAGCCATTCTCCCTCCGTTTTATAGTTGCGTAAAGTGTGGTTTCTTTCTTCATGAATCTTGTgctaatttaccaaaaaaaaagcgACACCCACTTCATCAACACCCACTATCCCTGCTCCCAATGAAACCAAGTAAGGATTTTAGGTGTTATGCTTGTCATCGTAGATGCAATGGCTTCACCTATTGGTGTGAGACATGCCGTTTTAGACTTGATGTTCAATGTAGTATGATCTCAGAAATCCTTATCCACCCTGGTCATGATCACAGACTTATTCTCTCTAGTGGTGAATCTTCCCAAAATTGCAGTTGTTGTGATTCTAGAACTAACCCAATATTCTGTTGTACCACTTGTGTATTTGCTTTGGACTTCAAATGTGCTACACTACCACATTCTACAAGATACAAACAACATGAGCATCCCTTCGCTCTCAGTTATAGAGCTGAAGATAACTCTGGTAAATATTATTGTGATATTTGTGAAGAAGAACGAGACTCAAAGTATTGGTTTTACTATTGTGAGGATTGCAGTTATCCTGCTCATCCAAAATGTATTATTGGGAAATACCCAAATTACAAGTTTGGAGGTACTTACAAATTTGACTGTCACTCACACCCTCTTACTTTCATTGAGGAAACTAAAGACTGCTCTCGATGTAACGAATGTAATGATTCTTGTGAAAAGTTGATCTATCAATGTGCTCAGTGTAATTTCTACATCCACAAGAGTTGTTTATAAAAAGGAcaaatgtgtttttattttatactagaTGTAGTCCATGTAAGTTTTTTGGTGTGTGGAATTCATCAAATGACAATGCAGTAATTCTTTTCAATGCTCTTTCTTGGCATCATGGTTCAAATACAATGTAAATACATTGTACCAACTGAAGCTTGTTTGTGTGTGGTTGTACCTTGCCTTGTCCACTTCTGTTAGAAACAATAAGCTTGTTGATAAtagaaattttcagttttcgaTGTTTTATGGTAGTACATTGTTTTGCAATGGAACTTTGATTTCAGTATGGAACATAAAGTTCAGGGTTGATGAACAAATACTGGAAATAAAAGGCAAACTTTTGGTATCTTTTATCAGCTGTGTATGACTAGTTTTCcctctattttctatttctatgcAATTCCGATTGCATTCATTTTTCTTGAGCTCACATTAATTGTCTATGTCTTCTTCTGCATTAGGTGAGCATCCCTTATTTTGAAAAGGGAAATGAGCAATTAGAATCAAAACATGAATGCAAAGATTCAATAGCATTTTAAGTTATCATAGATTTACATGTTTATCAACATCTTTTATGTCATTAGTTTTAATCACTAATATTATTACTATGATTGTTATTTCTATGAAAGCTCAAT contains:
- the LOC126725191 gene encoding uncharacterized protein LOC126725191 isoform X3 translates to MEQQQQQLLHFIHPKHPLVFNPNDRSRRSCWGCDEQVFGPSYSCKECGGIWVHHKSCAELPLGLHHPLHPIHPLILFSPLLWAYNGEDKQLYKCELCKEDREEYTYRCSHCDFNLHITCASLAPTTMEPEFHHHPLTPIWKWITFTCDLCGVEDKGMPYLCNSCGFWIHRRCPLFPRKVKDVHHNHLLHLTHSSLEFHQSDSRLCQICGQEVDTCYGFYYCSRCDFAAHLNCAMGNKENINLQEFEDEDEVLELSESVDSTYKVKKYNKREGGIQIAAEIKHFSHEHDLMLTEKLLNNQKCDGCVRAILPPFYSCVKCGFFLHESCANLPKKKRHPLHQHPLSLLPMKPSKDFRCYACHRRCNGFTYWCETCRFRLDVQCSMISEILIHPGHDHRLILSSGESSQNCSCCDSRTNPIFCCTTCVFALDFKCATLPHSTRYKQHEHPFALSYRAEDNSGKYYCDICEEERDSKYWFYYCEDCSYPAHPKCIIGKYPNYKFGGTYKFDCHSHPLTFIEETKDCSRCNECNDSCEKLIYQCAQCNFYIHKSCL
- the LOC126725191 gene encoding uncharacterized protein LOC126725191 isoform X2 — encoded protein: MEQQQQQLLHFIHPKHPLVFNPNDRSRRSCWGCDEQVFGPSYSCKECGGIWVHHKSCAELPLGLHHPLHPIHPLILFSPLLWAYNGEDKQLYKCELCKEDREEYTYRCSHCDFNLHITCASLAPTTMEPEFHHHPLTPIWKWITFTCDLCGVEDKGMPYLCNSCGFWIHRRCPLFPRKVKDVHHNHLLHLTHSSLEFHQSDSRLCQICGQEVDTCYGFYYCSRCDFAAHLNCAMGNKENINLQEFEDEDEVLELSESVDSTYKVKKYNKREGGIQIAAEIKHFSHEHDLMLTEKLLNNQKCDGCVRAILPPFYSCVKCGFFLHESCANLPKKKRHPLHQHPLSLLPMKPSKDFRCYACHRRCNGFTYWCETCRFRLDVQCSMISEILIHPGHDHRLILSSGESSQNCSCCDSRTNPIFCCTTCVFALDFKCATLPHSTRYKQHEHPFALSYRAEDNSGKYYCDICEEERDSKYWFYYCEDCSYPAHPKCIIGKYPNYKFGGTYTFDCHSHPLTFIEETKDQPRCNKCNDTCEKLIYQCSHCNFYIHKSCL
- the LOC126725191 gene encoding uncharacterized protein LOC126725191 isoform X1 is translated as MEQQQQQLLHFIHPKHPLVFNPNDRSRRSCWGCDEQVFGPSYSCKECGGIWVHHKSCAELPLGLHHPLHPIHPLILFSPLLWAYNGEDKQLYKCELCKEDREEYTYRCSHCDFNLHITCASLAPTTMEPEFHHHPLTPIWKWITFTCDLCGVEDKGMPYLCNSCGFWIHRRCPLFPRKVKDVHHNHLLHLTHSSLEFHQSDSRLCQICGQEVDTCYGFYYCSRCDFAAHLNCAMGNKENINLQEFEDEDEVLELSESVDSTYKVKKYNKREGGIQIAAEIKHFSHEHDLMLTEKLLNNQKCDGCVRAILPPFYSCVKCGFFLHESCANLPKKKRHPLHQHPLSLLPMKPSKDFRCYACHHKCNGFTYLCETCRFRLDVQCSMISEILNPPGHDHTLILSGVESSQNCSCCDSRTYPIFRCTTCAFALDLRCATLPHSIRYKQHEHPFALSYRVEDNSGEYYRDICEEKRDSKYWFYYCEDCSYLAHPKCIIGKYPNYKFGGTYTFDCHSHPLTFIEETKDQPRCNKCNDTCEKLIYQCSHCNFYIHKSCL